The Papaver somniferum cultivar HN1 chromosome 6, ASM357369v1, whole genome shotgun sequence genome segment GTTACTCGAAtccttggaatcacgtttcctaCGGGAATCAGTTTTCCAGCAATTCCTCCATATGGAATCCGACCGCtcccccctaagatttgctgggaaacttataAATGGATTTGTGGATCCActatttttttaactctaaaatccATATATATGCGATTTTAAGATTTGAGGGGTAATACCAAACGGTACAAAGACTTTAAAACAATAAAACTCTATAAATCCTAAGAATTATAACTGGGTAACCAAACACACAAGGGATTTATATAaatcccagaatttgtaatcccattaCGCTTATAAATTCCAGGAAAcgtgaattctgcaaacaaacccaccataaactaagttaaaagctaaaaattgtcaaaaccaaaatttgtatTCTTCTCCATCATCGATAAAGAAAAAAAGGAGATTAATTATCAGATCTGAAGTTGGCTACAGTTTTTGTTATCAGAATCTTTGTTCTTATCTATCATCAtattcttctctaatatttttatAAAGGCCCTCAAGCACgttaacgctattagactagtcaaaagACGAATTAACCGCTAATAATTCGATTAATAAGAGATGAaccttaattaatataaattaatctaacaatgatttatgtacgaaactagtatcactagatagatcttgaaaagttacgcggaatggactactcgaacgtgtcattcggataccagatGCATAAGATATTATCAGATTATTGTGAGGGGCAAAGACCAacctggctgcccttatccaaAGATTGGGTGCCTTAATAATTTTCGTTGGCCTTATCATCACCAAACGTGTCGAAGAGATgtatttctctctttttcttcttctctcttcttttcacttcttttcttctgttcttcatTTCTTCCTCTCTGACGATCTCAGTTCAGAAGAACTGAGTTGTTTATGTGTGAGATTTTGATTGAAAGTTAGGTAGCTTGATGaatcgaagaagatgaagttagaATTGAGGTTATTTGAGTTCCAAGAGAAGAAGAAGGTCATGTTGTTGTTCTAacttgaagttagggtttcatttgAGATTCAAAGAGGaattagaagatgaagatgatggtttagaggattGATTTAAGTTGGGTTTATTAAGAATTAGAATATAAGGTTGAAGAGTGGTCTGACTTTGATATTAGGGTTCCTGAGTTGGATTAGAATTCGAATTAGGTGATGATTAAGAAGAAATTGACGACTGGGTTCTGTTAATTGAGGAACGGGATGAAGTTAATTGGATGATATGGAGTTATTCATGAAGAATtgaggaattagggtttctgttcttccccaaaatgGAAATTAGAGTTTCAATGGAATTGAATTGGGAAATTAGCTATTCAGAGGATGCTGATGTTTTGGTAAGGTTCCATTTTCGTTTAAGTTTGGAATTCTTGTTTAAATTGTGTAGACTATTGTTTTTATGTGATTGTGAATGAACTCTGATTGAGTTGTATTTTATTATTGAGACTGGAATATGAAATTAGGTTTGTTAGGAAAGTTAGAGACCTAGTTTCCCTGAGATGAGTTGTGGAGGTGGTCTGAAGAGGATGTTGAGTATGGTGATGTTGTAATGGTGGTGTTTAAATAGTGGAGGAGAAGTGTTGGTTGTGTTAAGATGATAATGATACTACTTAGAAACTAGAATGGTTGATGTTGTATTGCAGTATGAACTCAATGGTAGTGTGATATGAGGTAATGTTAATGTTGATCAGATGGTGCTGAAATAGTTAAGATAGATTTGGTGGGTGTTAGTGTATTGAAATTATAGATGCAAGGAAGAATTGGAGATGAATTTTAGTGGTTGTTGTGATGTCAGTGGAGCTGTAATGATAATGGAGGTAGTGGTTATGACCTGTTGTTGGTTATATGCAGTGGTAGTTGAGATGGAGTTGGAGTTGATTGTGTAAGTGGAATGAAAATGAAATTAGAATTCCAGTGGTGGTGTATTGAGCTGTGGTGCAGAGTTACTAGAACTGAATGTTGGTATTATGTAGTATAACTGAAGTAAGATGTAttgtaaatgaaaaaaaaaatgtattgtaaatgAAGATGTCTATGTGTTTGATGAGGGAGTTGATCAGATGGGTGTGTTTCAGGTAGTAATAGAATTGGTAGCGAAGGAAAGTTAGAAATGATTCACTTAGTCATAGGTTGTTGTGTGTTTTTATGCATCATGATTGCGCATCTGAGAAGTGGCCTATGTAATGGCCTTGGCATGTTTAGCCAGAGTCTGTCACCCCAGACTTGTCTGACTCAGTTTATATGACTGAGTTAACCCTTTGTCTAGTTTGACTCGGTTGACCTTTTGATCAGGACCGGACTTTTGACTTTAGACTTGACATGACCTTGTCATGTTGACCTTTGACTGAACTTTGACCGatttagacgttgactgttaagtCGACCTTGACTGTTAGTTTGGCCGTTAGTGACCGTCAGTTGACTCAGATAGACCAGACCTTAAGTTAATGGAAAAGGGCTTAGGCCTAGGTTTCTACTTTGATGAATTGGACCTCTTATGGTCCGATttagcctttggcttcttctacaaggTTGTAGTTATTCATAAGACAtaatatctaatggactatagaaccaatttaattggattagtaaacctttgtatgctaaagatagataatgaaaatatGTAGAACCATATATGGgcatagaaccattagatagttcacttagcttataactagagaattgtatgagattgtgatatgagccttgtatgaACCTTTTGGCTAAtttttagagtgcttgtgtgattaaaaaTTAGTCGTTatcaacaacgatcgattcaaaggatgatctAGTGGATTGaacatctcgaggtaggcgaggattgtcatcaaaagaggtggaaatcgataacgaactctcttatAGTCATTATTGCTTTACAaatctatcttttgtgaaatGCATGTATATgtttgttactatatgatagtgTATGCATGTATTGTATGTGTataatacaaactagttttattttacattttgggatgggattggatctttagaaacaactaatatctgtATTTTGGaagtatttacttattttccgaaaagtgattctttccattgactgtaaagtggttacaatctttacttattgttagcatgaaagggagaaggtttccttttgattggtgtgtgATGTGGTTGCCCAAAAGTTATATCTATATTTATGCGCTAAAGGAGTGAAAATTGCTGCCAACTAATAAATTATTTAGGTGTGTACTCGTGTCACTGAATTATTATtttccctatttctgtacgggCAGCGCATGTCTCAtgcatggatgtttactgttcttttaaattactttcaaaagctattatattatgttttagTGTTTAGAGAGAATGATTTTGAGAATCTTATATAGGATTGTTGAATTTACGCGGGGACGGTAAAGGGGGCTCTCCACTGTGTAAGCACTTCGATCAGATATAATATTGTTGCCATTAGATCTCTTTAGATATTTGATATGTAGATTGCGCGTAGAATAAGGTACCGGTAAGGTACATATCGTTTATGACTTGAGGACGGATACCTCATGGacgctttaatgatcattgaagaatccgcaacagtcatgccttgctactgCCATGAACCTTAGCTTCATGACAATTAGACCAGCAGGTTATTTTCGTAGTTTTCTTAGTAGTTGAGGGGTAGCTTAGGTATAGTTGTTTGTGAGTTGATTTACAGCCTTATAAGCTGTGTTGTTTCTTTGAGCGGCTATCAAGGAATTAATCAAATGAAATGTTCTTTCTCCCAAATATCGTATGTTTTCTCATCCCCTCCTCTACTTCGTCTCATTTTTCTTCTAACCCTCCAATTTCCTCTCTTGTTCTTCAataatctctatccttagagatctaGAACTATTTCTGTGCTAATTTGTAACGTAGATAGttacaattggtatcatagcggtCGATTCTGAGACTGCTATCATGAATAAGTTTGAAACTGCACTCCTCTCTTCATTGAAGACGATTATAGCTGCTGAGTTCAAAGCTTTCAGAGAACATTTGTTGAACAATAAACTTGGATCCGGTGATGATTTAGTGAAAGCACCATCAGATTCTAATTCTCAAGCTGATTTGAATAAGATTTTCAACAACAAATTAAGTTTCAGTGATGGAATTGATAATACGGGTATCAATTCACAATTGATAACTGATGCTGGAAAATTGAAGTCTGGATCTGAAGACACCGGTTTAGTTGGACCTGAGTTAATTCATTCGAAGGTGATTGAGGACGGGGTTGATGTAAATCGATTCCACATGATTCAAGTGATTCAAGTTCAGTAAGTCAATTATTTCAAAATTCTTCAACTCCTAGTCCAGCAGATGAAGGTAATTTTCGAACTACACCAATAATTGGTTTCTAtggtgttgatggatttggtATTGTTAATGAAGTTCAGAAATACAATGGAAATTCATCGTCTCTAGCATATCAGGAAGGTAAACCTTCCATTCCTAGTACTCGTTTCGTGGTGGATTCTCAAAGTAAAAGCGTTGCATATCATGAGGTGAATAATTTCAGTACCTTAAATATGAATTATAATGTTGAACCTCAGCAGTTTGAGGATTGGAAGCTTAGTGATGGAGATAACATGAATCGACTTACTTCTGTATGTAATACTTCATCTAGTGTTTTCTATATTCGAATGATATTTGATCGAGAAGGGTATTTTGATCGATCTATCTTAATGAATAAATACAATGACCTATTCAAATTTCTCAAGATTTCTTTCATCATACAGAATTCCCAAATTACCGCTATCAGTGTTGTTTTACCTAGTTCTAATCCTTCCAGAATGATATTTGATCGTGGTAAAAAGTTTGTAATCTGTGAGATGTGTTCTCATTGTGCTAGGAGAAATATTAAATTCTGTCCTGAGATGTTTATTTCTTGTTTGATTAGTCCAATGGAGAAATATGATGAGGAATATTTTTATGATCTTATTCGTCAACATGGGTACCAATTGGATTCCAGTTCTACAAATTCAGTTGTGTTTGTATTGGTTAAAGATGGTGACTGCTATGAGTGTGAGAATATGTTTGCGAGAATGTCAGACAGAGGTTGTATCAGCAGCTATGCTTGTGAATGTTTGATGTTTGATCATTATAGAGTGCATCAACCAAACTTGTGGAATTCTTCTTTGGAGGCGCTAGTTGCAGCTAGTTTAAAATTATTTCAGAAATTACTGAACTACATGGGAAGCAATATTTATGAGCTGGTTCATTTGAATGCAAGTAGTTATGTAATTGGTGCGGATGTAGTGCTTGTGAAAACATCTCAAGGAGGTAGTGAAGATTGTGACACATTGGTTGCTGACATAGTGCACTCAATAGATACTGTAAAGATGAGATATGGGTTTCTTGAAATGTTTATTAGTGTAATGTGCAGTTGGAATAGTGAAGAATGTCTCTATGGCGGCCAGGAGGTTGCTGGAAAGGTATTTGATCGTGGGAGATTGCTAAAATTGATTACAAGATGTATAACTGGTAGGAGGAATGTTTGGGTTCTCATCGAAACATCTGGAGTACATAGCTGTATGGTTGTGGTGGTGATGGATGGATTGTTGGTTGGAAGGAATTCTTCGTAAGGACAGTGGGAATCTGGAAGATACTTGGTGGTGAGTTGTTAGACCAAAAGTATACGGAAGTGATTGATAAGTTTGTATGGGAGTTTAAGGATACTATGTTGGTTGATATGGTAGTATTTTATATTGGTGCATTGCACGTTTATGAGGATGTTGAGTTGAATAAGCAGGAATTCACATTCAAGACTCGGCGGGAATTCTTTATATTTAGTTCGGACTTATGTACTGCTGGTGAAGAAGGGTTGATTATATTAGAGTTTACATCTGGTTCAAAAACAggttatttctttttcaattcAACACTTAAGTTCAATCATGGAAGTATAATGTCGAAACAATTCAAGCACAATAACCTTCGAAGGAAGCGTCAAGTGCTTACTAATCCAACAAAGTTGGATCTAATACAACTTAATTTCCTTACTGCAAATTTTCAAGAGTTGCCAACTGCTTTAAATATGCTACTCAATTCccttaacacatcttactcagtTATTGTTGGTAATCAAGCGCAGATATTATTGTTTATGAGAAGTAAGAGCGTGGTCCGGAACTTGGAAGTGGGTAGTTGCGCAACCCATAGACTGCAACTGTACAGATTTGTTCGTTTATCTCGCAATCAACATTACTATCCATGGGAGATCTCCAAAATTATTGGGAGAACTgtagaaggaaaagaaaaggttGTCAAGTCCATGATGTCAATATGTGCAATTATAATGAAAGAAGGTATGGAGCAGTACGAAGGAAAGCCGTTTTTGCAGAACAATCTTATCCCTGTAGAAGTGGATCTTGCATTCGGTTGGCTCCACAATCTTGGCTgtatgattttgttttattcatgGTGATGGGATTTGCTTTGTTCCTCTCGACTGTGTGCAGTACAGGTAGCACGAGTTGGATCATTCTGGTTCCAACAACTATCCTTGCAGCAATCCACCTTATTACATTGTATGCTGACTGTTTAAATAAACACAGAGACACCATATGTTCCTTCTGCCAGTTATACTCATGCGATTATGGAGTGCTTATACGAGAAGGTAACCTAGAGATTTATTTTCATGCCTTAATTGGTAATGAAGATATATTCTTTATGTTGGAGTGTGCTTATACAGTCAGTAGCATTGCTGTTAAGAGCCTGAAGACCTACCAGACGGTGAAGATGAAGAGAGTGGGCTTGTTTACTGAAATTCCAAGATGGAGGTTTGCGCTCAGTTATATTTTTCTGGTGGGCCTTGATGCTGAAATTGTTAACTGTGTGCTCTACCGGTCAAGCTCATTttatatccttgaggacaaggatgatttgaaGGGGTAAGATTTGTCATGAACCTTAGCTTCATGACAATTAGATCAGCAGGTTATTTTCGTAGTTTTCTTAGTAGTTGAGGGGTAGCTTAGGTATAGTTGTTTGTGAGTTGATTTACAGCCTTATAAGTTGTGTTGTTGCTTGGAGCGGGTATCAAGGAATTAATCAAATGAAATGTTCTTTCTCCCAAATATGGTTTGTTTTCTCATACCCTCCTCTACTTCGTCTCATTCTTCTTCTAACCCTCCaacttcctctcttcttcttcaataatctCTATCCCTAGAGATCTAGAACTGTTTCTGTGCTAATTTGTAATGTAGATCGTTACAgctactccgaaggaagacgtcggtcaactattatttatgttgtgaatgtgtgccggtttaatggttggtagaactttatatttcagtacaacttattattttaatatggtTTATCTGTTTTTCCGCGTTTTATCTTTTTTAGCAAAACAtgcattgtctttaaatcattctagtgattactcgaaagttagttgttatttctactgggAACCCTtcaggatgatgtgctcacccattcccactttcagtttcagaaacagattcagatcaagttgtgcacgtggcgatgacagtttcgaggagttggtttcattagttggttagcttccgctatgtttattttgtgtttatattctatttgtaaatcaactcactattaaatatgtatcactttagaggagttcttgtattaaTTTCAGAGATGGTTTAGATttgggttaatctttgtttagaacttctttcttaaaGCATAAATAGATGTTTTTAGatcgttagtgcctcattttatagttaatctcttggattagtcagctgctagcttagggggtgcTACcgacttggtatcagagctcactattagatattACATGGGCAACGATAGGATTAGCCAGTGTCAGTTAGTAAATGAGATTAGTTTataactgggttgggtttgtgagataaatcttaattcactaaaaacaatcaagaactaaaatatttttgaattaaATTGTTTGATTGTTTTGTATAACATGctgatttgtttattttttgtgatGTGTATGTATGTTATCATATAAAATATGAAGTAAAAGTTATAGGTTGAATCCAGTTACATTATAGTATATTTCAATAGAGAATTAGAGATTAGTTAGACTCAATTATTTAACATAgataatctagcactggagaatagtgaggtttgaaatctggtgtgtttgtgttgtctttgttcgtAGGAAACCATCGTCGGGTCTTGCTAACCTGGACAGGCCAACTACAAGCATGGATTACTATTCATATTAGGAAGACTTGCTTCTACTAGTGAattgatagatcccaaattttgcTTAGAAACTAATAGAGTACCTTCTTTTTTAATTAGAACCATTAATCTATTAAAGTATATATGAAGTTAAGTTGTAAGAGTAGTTAAGAGAATAGTTCGACctttagtgttaataataataaatgataataagatcactaataatcataacaaaaGTAATATTAACACTTATCAAATAGTATTGTAATGaactttatataattaaaatctcATTAGTAAATATTTAGTGATTAAGGTAATAATTAAGATCAAGTAGCTACGCAAAATTATTAGTAGTTACCTACAGTCtgattttgtaaatcaaatgaaATTAGAAATACTTTCTTGTGCATTGAAACCAGATAGATAATATAAGACTTATTAGGATACGACTTGAGAACGTGCGAATATATTGCgtaaaataaaaagactaaaattCTTAGTAATATTATAACCAAATTTTCTTTAGTTCAATATTGGATTTAGTAGATCATCAAAATTAAACAAACATACATGAGAAAGTAGTAATATTTGGATGCTTAGTACAACAATAGACTTGAAAGTtaaaataaattcgtatattaataagatactttacattaataggaaaatctaaagactatttgGATGCACTAAAATTCTATGCAGACCCGAATTGAAATAATAGCAAGTTACCAATGctaatatttaacaagatatatatgtatatatagtaTACAAACTCGATGTGTATAAATAAAATCAATTATATTAATCTTTACGTGAATGTAGATTCATATTTAGAAAAGTAAGATTTAGTGTATCAACTGGACTATCAACAAACCAATAACGATAATAATTAAGATAGTGAGAATAATAACGTTTCAGATAAATAGTATTTCATTAATTATGTTAATAAAAAATCTAAAGTAGATGTTTAGAAAATTTATATATAGTATAACGGTaagttaaaatatcagatattatagatttacgtgaaatcaaatttggattagttatatgAATAAATGTATAACAAATATATAACTACATTAAAttaataaattactaaatattataCTGTAATTTTAGCGCGGAGAACTTAGACATTCCTATTTGTTAGAATCAAATTCACCACAGTGAGCATAGAGATAATCTTATTATGAAATAGAAAATTAGTCTATCgaacttagagctacaaattatagattttagttgtagaaaaccaaataggtttgtgtttcatttcttgttgttgtgaactcatttaaaatgagttgagttttcgtccgtttgtaagtatgagcagtgTTTGCATTTAGTTGAGAGATAGTacttctctataaggtggggagtttcgAACGTCTAGAAGGATGACTCGATTTTCGAAgacgaaaatgatataaggtggggagaatgtaaaggcCCTCAAGCACGTCAACACTATTTGACCCgtcaagagacgaattaaccGCTAGTAACTCGATTAATAAGAGATGAACCTtaataatagaaattaatctaacaacaattTACGTATGAAACAAGTATcgctagatagatctcgaaaagttacgcggaatggactactcgaacgtgtcattcggataccggacaaagaatatatcatcatattagtGTGAGGAGCAAAGACCGgcctggctgcccttatccaaAGAGTGGGTGCCTTAATAATTTTCGTTGGCCTTATCATCACCAAACGTGTCGAAGAGATGTATTTATctgcttttcttcttctctcttcttttcttctgttcttcgtttcTTCCTCTCTGTCGATCTCAGTTCAGAAGAACTGAGTTGTTTATGTGTGAGATTTTGATTGTAAGTTAGGTAGCTTGATGaatcgaagaagatgaagttagaATTGAGCTTGAGTTCCAGGAGAAGAAGAAGGTCATGTTGTTGTTGTaatttgaagttagggtttcatttgAGATTCAAAGAGGaattagaagatgaagatgatggtttagaggattGAATTAAGTTGGGTTTATTAAGAATTAGAATATAAGGTTGAAGAGTGGTGTGAATTTGATATTGGGTTCCTGAGTTGGATTAGAATTCGAATTAGGTGATGATTAAGAAGAAATTGACGACTGGGTTCTGTTAATTGAGGAACGGGATGAAGTTAATTGGATGATATGGAGTTATTCATGAAGAATtgaggaattagggtttctgttcttccccaaaatgGAAATTAGAGTTTCAATGGAATTGAATTGGGAAATTAGATATTCATAGGATGCTGATGTTTGGGTAAGGTTCCATTTTCGTTTATGTTTGGAATTCTTGTTTAAATTGTGTAGACTATTGTTTTTATGTGATTGTGAATGAACTGTGATTGAGTTGTGTTTTATTATTGAGACTGGAATATGAAATTAGGTTTATTAGGAAAGTTAGAGGCCTAGTTTCCCTGAGATGAGTTGTGGAGGTGGTATGAAGAGAATATTGAGTATGGTGATGCTGTAATGGTGGTGTTTAACTGAAATAGTGGAGGAGAAGTGTTGGTTGTGTTAAGATGATAATGATACTACTTAGAAACTAGAATGGTTGATGTTGTAGGATTGGGGTTATATTGCAGTCCGAACTCAATGGTAGTGTGATATGAGGTAATGTTAATTTTGATCAGATGGTGCTGAAATAGTTAAGATAGATTTGGTGGGTGTTAGTGTATTGAAATTATCGATGCAAGGAAGAATTGGAGATGATTTTTAGTGGTTGTTGTGATGTCAATGAAGCTGTAATGATAATGGAGGTAGTGGTTATGAACTGGTGTTGGTGATATGCAGTAGTAGTTGAGATGGAGATTGAGTTGATTGTGTAGGTGGAATGAAAATGGAATTAGAATTCCAGTGGTGGTGTATTGAGCTGTGGTGCAGAGTTACTAGAACTGAATGTTGGTGTTATGTAGTATAACTGAAGTAAGATGTAttgtaaatgaaaaaaaaatgtattgtaaatgAAGATGTCTATGTGTTTGAGATGACAGAGTTGATCGGATGGGTGTATTTCAGGTGGTAATAGAATTGGTAGCGAAGGAAAGTTAGAAATGCTTCACTTAGTCATAGgttcttgtgtgtttttatgcATCATGATTGCGCATCTGAGAAGTGGCCTATGTAATGGCCTTGGCATGTTTAGCCAGAGTCTGTCACCCCAGACTCGTCTGACTCAGTTTATATGACTGAGTTAACCCTCTGTCTAGTTTGACTCAGTTAACCTTTTGATCAGGACCAGATTTTTGACTTGACCTGACCTTGTCATGTTGACC includes the following:
- the LOC113287986 gene encoding uncharacterized protein LOC113287986, producing the protein MNYNVEPQQFEDWKLSDGDNMNRLTSVCNTSSSVFYIRMIFDREGYFDRSILMNKYNDLFKFLKISFIIQNSQITAISVVLPSSNPSRMIFDRGKKFVICEMCSHCARRNIKFCPEMFISCLISPMEKYDEEYFYDLIRQHGYQLDSSSTNSVVFVLVKDGDCYECENMFARMSDRGCISSYACECLMFDHYRVHQPNLWNSSLEALVAASLKLFQKLLNYMGSNIYELVHLNASSYVIGADVVLVKTSQGGSEDCDTLVADIVHSIDTVKMRYGFLEMFISVMCSWNSEECLYGGQEVAGKVFDRGRLLKLITRCITGRRNVWVLIETSGVHSCMVVVVMDGLLVGRNSS